In Xyrauchen texanus isolate HMW12.3.18 chromosome 45, RBS_HiC_50CHRs, whole genome shotgun sequence, a single window of DNA contains:
- the cep83 gene encoding centrosomal protein of 83 kDa, translated as MDKMNHPALGQSSVLFPNLEPAGGGGKASVLLGSSAGLISSDMELQKMLIDERMRCENHKTNYQTLKAEHTRLQDEYTRAQNELKRLLGERQVTQEKQQLLLAEMRGELLDKTRELEELKLQVPTPQRLELLRAQVQQELEAPIRERFNKLQEEAENYRSEYNKLRYDLTFLKSEFDHQKEEHVRVLEERRIRHEADVARLEHDKEDLAAQLQSGDPARDGKRVEALLREKAQLHQRLRGLEAEVAELRAERNNSGAQAENVHRIQIRQLAESQATVKALEAEKQSIRMQLDRTESELRLSQEQNTLLTGKLHKAEREINSLNSQVQEMKHAHKLELANVKLECVRAKGEMERDRDTLQCQVEGLQSDIEVLKETFERNKDLISEKEREMVRRVQAAREEEINKMATLQEEKLELENRLSELEQHRALQEATGNTQKEEWEERLRAAQLGEESVRKELHILRAKVQQQGQQLEELETLRAENADLRRQNADVNLQIGTLSHSESELLETNSRLRECLERVREDLRSARTQMERMQQEAERLVDERRVEWLEEKHKLQDKEAELRDKYSQAKERLQRAAFAQKKRKTITELKEKKLQDKIQLLEAKIEELEIEASTAKKKSSYSEEHAQLSKRLKELQRRHNEFRRLLLGNQMTSTPLAPSLLIPADSIFSNIQEEQHQRELSVLRRRLEDLESSQQQQLEELSAPLDRDRDRERLPSPRDALPDLS; from the exons ATGGACAAGATGAACCATCCAGCATTAGGGCAGTCATCTGTCCTGTTCCCAAACCTGGAGCCGGCCGGAGGGGGTGGGAAAGCTTCAGTCTTACTGGGCAGCTCTGCAGGGCTCATCAGCTCTGATATGGAGCTTCAGAAAATGCTCATAGATGAGAGAATGCGCTGTGAGAACCACAAAACCAACTACCAGACCCTGAAAGCCGAGCACACCAG ACTGCAGGACGAATACACTCGGGCGCAGAATGAACTGAAACGATTGCTCGGTGAACGTCAGGTCACTCAGGAGAAACAGCAACTGCTGTTGGCTGAGATGAGAGGAGAGCTGCTGGATAAAACACGTGAGCTGGAGGAGCTCAAACTTCAG gtgcCAACCCCTCAGCGGCTGGAGCTCTTGAGAGCACAGGTGCAGCAGGAGTTGGAGGCTCCTATCAGAGAACGCTTCAACAAACTCCAAGAG GAAGCAGAGAATTACAGATCCGAGTACAATAAACTCCGTTATGACCTCACATTCCTGAAATCTGAGTTTGATCATCAGAAAGAGGAACATGTTCGAGTCCTGGAGGAGAGACGTATACGACATGAAGCtgat GTGGCCCGTCTTGAGCATGATAAGGAGGATCTGGCCGCTCAGCTTCAGAGTGGAGATCCTGCACGGGACGGGAAGCGTGTGGAGGCTCTGCTGAGGGAAAAAGCACAGCTCCATCAGCGGCTCCGAGGTCTGGAGGCAGAGGTGGCTGAACTTAGAGCAGAGCGAAACAACTCGGGTGCTCAGGCTGAAAATGTCCACAGGATTCAGATCCGACAGCTAGCCGAGTCACAGGCTACAGTAAAAGCACTGGAG GCAGAGAAGCAGTCTATTCGTATGCAGTTGGACCGAACAGAAAGTGAACTTCGTCTATCTCAGGAACAAAACACACTCCTTACAGGAAAACTGCACAAAGCTGAGAGAGAAATCAACTCACTCAACAGTCAG GTGCAAGAGATGAAGCATGCTCATAAGCTGGAGCTGGCGAATGTAAAACTAGAGTGTGTCAGAGCCAAAGGAGAGATGGAAAGGGACCGAGACACTCTGCAATGCCAAGTGGAAG GTCTACAGTCCGATATAGAGGTTCTGAAGGAAACATTCGAGAGAAATAAAGACTTGATatctgaaaaagagagagagatggttcgCAGGGTTCAGGCAGCAAGAGAGGAGGAGATAAATAAGATGGCAACCCTTCAGGAAGAGAA GCTAGAGCTGGAGAATCGGTTGTCTGAGCTTGAACAGCATAGAGCTCTTCAGGAGGCAACGGGTAACACCCAGAAAGAAGAGTGGGAGGAGCGTCTCCGTGCCGCCCAATTGGGGGAGGAATCTGTCCGTAAGGAACTGCACATCCTGAG AGCTAAAGTTCAGCAGCAAGGCCAACAGCTGGAAGAGCTGGAGACCTTGAGAGCAGAAAACGCAGACTTGAGACGA CAAAATGCTGATGTCAACTTGCAGATCGGGACACTCTCTCACTCTGAGAGTGAGCTTCTAGAAACCAACAGCAGACTGAGAGAATGtctggagagagtgagagaggaccTGCGGAGTGCTCGCACACAAATGGAGAGGATGCAACAGGAGGCAGAGAG GTTGGTGGATGAAAGGCGGGTGGAATGGTTGGAGGAGAAGCACAAACTGCAGGATAAAGAGGCAGAACTGCGGGACAAATACAGTCAGGCCAAAGAGCGCCTGCAGAGGGCAGCATTTGCTCAAAAAAAG AGGAAAACAATAACTGAACTAAAAGAGAAGAAACTCCAGGACAAGATTCAGCTCCTGGAAGCCAAGATAGAAGAGCTTGAGATAGAAGCCAGCACAGCCAAAAA GAAATCCTCATACTCTGAAGAACACGCTCAGCTGAGCAAGCGTTTAAAGGAGCTGCAGCGGAGACACAATGAGTTCCGTCGTCTGTTGCTGGGCAACCAGATGACCTCCACCCCTCTGGCCCCATCCCTCCTCATCCCAGCAGACTCCATCTTCTCAAACATACAG GAGGAGCAGCACCAGAGGGAGTTGTCTGTGCTGCGGAGACGCTTGGAAGATCTGGAGAGCAGTCAGCAGCAGCAGCTGGAAGAGCTGTCTGCACCTCTGGACAGGGACAGAGACCGAGAAAGACTCCCAAGTCCACGCGATGCTCTTCCTGACCTCTCTTGA
- the si:dkey-159a18.1 gene encoding sortilin, translating into MPLSSLSQSIMNWRLLVFGTVWLLVLVEDAFVNGKRNAKTATFFRAPRAHRRRTRDTWTGQSGFTVCKSALSQKDRALLLSHTHETGFHGDDGSSFTLTWVGDGTGVILVLSTLSAPSDSFYEGGSSRLYRSQDYGKSFHDISQAINNTFIKKDFGISAGPGNPQQVILTANLPFTETTGGLIFTSMDAGVTFRSVKLPFHPAQAIQFHYQDPKYLVVISIDDELWLSQNFGKRWSHVHEGVHTFTWGSGITLFFSSSPKGTVEAARRGELILRRTQDLGKTFTTIAKNIFSFGYIGGFLFTSVMEKLGSPRIIYVSSDQGDNFNKAQLPSATTEQFYSVLDGDEDMIFMHVDNPGEDTYFGTIYTSDDRGILYSKSLERHLFGGDGKSDFTNVTSLRGVYLTNILEEDGRIRSVISFDRGGQWRFLKKPENVDCPEISKKCNLHIHGEHSHFSGITPMLPLSEPTATGLVIAHGGVGDSISATRPDVYVSGDGGYTWWGTLRGPHHYSILDSGGLIVAVEAHRDRQISSMKFSTDEGQCWNIFNFTDHPIFLAGLASEPGTKTMNISIFGYRPDDDDQPMWVAVTIDFEHLLTRECGDQDYVNWLAHSEYGSDSETDGCVLGYKETFRRLKKLSACRNGRGYVVSRQQRPCPCTKEDYMCDYGFYRHENTSECLPQSDFLNHTLEMCLHGELEDLRTTGYRKIPADKCEGGFSPSRREGAGKKHCEDLSPSPSSSPQRSKGILALIVVCTCVGIIGLVIAAALIITSRKINCRQRLPEYRFSALQLQEDDLCVTNESSPSSKLHSFQNQDDSDDDLIE; encoded by the exons AtgcctctctcatctctctctcagtCAATAATGAACTGGAGACTCCTGGTTTTCGGTACTGTGTGGTTGTTGGTTCTGGTTGAGGATGCTTTCGTAAACGGGAAGCGCAATGCGAAAACAGCGACTTTCTTTCGGGCTCCCCGCGCTCACCGGAGACGCACCCGGGACACCTGGACGGGACAATCGGGTTTCACAGTATGCAAGTCAGCACTGTCTCAAAAAGACCGAGCATTGCTGCTCAGCCATACACACGAG ACAGGGTTTCATGGTGATGATGGATCCAGTTTTACCCTCACGTGGGTTGGAGATGGAACTGGG GTTATTCTGGTCCTTTCCACACTCAGCGCGCCATCAGACTCATTTTATGAAGGTGGTTCCTCACGTCTTTACAGGAG TCAAGACTATGGAAAATCTTTCCATGATATCTCCCAAGCCATCAACAACACATTTATAAAGAAAGACTTTGGGATAAGTGCAGGACCTGGGAACCCTCAACAG GTGATTCTGACAGCCAACCTCCCTTTTACTGAGACAACAGGAGGACTCATTTTTACCTCAATGGATGCTGGTGTGACATTCAGATCAGTGAAGCTTCCATTCCACCCAGCACAGGCCATTCAGTTCCATTACCAGGACCCAAAATATCTTGTGGTCATCAGCATTGAT GATGAGCTATGGCTGTCACAAAACTTTGGGAAGAGATGGTCTCATGTTCATGAAGGAGTTCACACATTCACATG GGGATCTGGAATCACTCTCTTTTTCAGTTCCAGCCCAAAAGGAACAG TCGAGGCAGCCAGACGAGGCGAGCTCATTCTGCGGCGAACACAGGATTTAGGCAAAACGTTCACTACCATCGCCAAAAACATCTTCTCCTTCGGATACATCGGCGGGTTCCTGTTTACCTCTGTCATGGAAAAACTG GGCTCTCCTCGTATTATCTACGTGTCCTCAGACCAGGGTGACAATTTTAATAAAGCACAGCTGCCCTCAGCCACCACAGAACAG TTCTACTCAGTTTTGGATGGTGATGAGGATATGATCTTCATGCATGTGGACAACCCTGGAG AAGACACGTATTTTGGGACAATCTACACATCTGATGATCGTGGCATCCTGTACTCCAAGTCTCTGGAGCGCCATCTGTTTGGTGGGGATGGGAAGAGCGATTTCACTAATGTGACATCTCTGAGAGGGGTCTATCTTACCAACATACTGGAGGAGG ATGGACGTATTCGTTCAGTCATTTCATTTGACAGAGGTGGACAGTGGCGATTTCTGAAGAAGCCTGAGAATGTGGATTGTCCAGAGATATCAAAGAAG TGTAACTTGCACATCCACGGCGAGCACAGTCATTTCAGTGGAATCACTCCCATGCTGCCTCTCTCAGAGCCTACCGCTACTGGACTGGTCATCGCTCATG GTGGTGTTGGGGACTCCATTTCAGCCACCCGTCCGGACGTGTACGTGTCTGGGGATGGAGGCTATACCTGGTGGGGGACATTGAGAGGACCACACCATTACAGCATTCTGGACTCTGGAGGACTGATAGTGGCCGTGGAGGCccatagagacagacagatcagctCTATGAA gttTTCCACAGATGAGGGCCAGTGTTGGAACATATTCAATTTCACAGATCACCCAATCTTCTTGGCAGGCCTAGCATCAGAGCCAGGCACTAAAACAATGAATATCAGCATTTTTGGTTACCGTCCAGATGATGACGATCAGCCCATGTGGGTGGCAGTCACCATAGACTTTGAGCACTTGCTAACCAGAGAGT GTGGTGATCAAGACTATGTTAATTGGTTGGCTCACTCTGAATATGGAAGTGACTCAGAAACGGATGGATGTGTCCTGGGCTACAAGGAGACATTTAGAAGATTGAAGAAACTGTCAGCCTGTAGAAATGGGAGAGGCTATGTAGTCAGCAGGCAGCAGAGACCTTGCCCTTGCACCAAAGAAGACTATATGTG TGACTATGGTTTCTATCGACATGAAAACACCTCAGAGTGTCTGCCACAGTCTGACTTCCTGAATCACACCCTGGAAATGTGCTTACATGGGGAGCTAGAGGATCTTCGGACAACAGG GTATCGGAAGATTCCCGCCGATAAATGTGAGGGTGGTTTCAGTCCTTCGAGGAGAGAAGGTGCTGGCAAAAAGCATTGCGAGGACCTCAGCCCATCTCCTTCCTCAAGTCCGCAGAGATCA AAGGGCATACTGGCTCTTATTGTAGTGTGTACTTGTGTGGGGATCATAGGTTTGGTAATAGCAGCAGCATTAATCATCACTTCAAGAAAAATAAACTGTAGGCAAAG GTTACCCGAGTATCGGTTCTCTGCGCTGCAACTCCAAGAAGATGATCTGTGTGTTACCAATGAAAGCAGCCCCAGTAGTAAACTGCACAGTTTCCAGAACCAGGACGACTCGGATGAT GATCTTATTGAATGa
- the fam3c gene encoding protein FAM3C isoform X2 gives MIRPGGLLKLAGLVFFLFLAVFLAFELLENKINFNLGKVFARSAHAEPAITRPPRHQCSLSKSCPENHFAFKITSGAASVVGPKMCLQDNVLMSGLKNNVGRGINIALVNGKTGELTKTDSFDMWAGDVNLLIKFLNDIEDGSIVMMATFDDPSSKLNDEARKLIADLGSTSISVLGFRDNWIFVGGKGIKTKSPFEQHIKNNAETNKYEGWPEVLEMEGCIPKRPE, from the exons ATGATAAGACCAGGAG GACTTTTGAAACTGGCAGGGCTGGTTTTTTTCCTGTTTTTGGCCGTGTTCCTTGCCTTTGAGCTtctagaaaataaaatcaattttaaTTTGGGGAAAGTGTTTG cACGATCTGCACATGCAGAGCCAGCCA TTACTAGACCTCCACGCCACCAATGCAGCCTCTCTAAATCCTGTCCCGAGAACCATTTTGCCTTTAAGATCACCAGTGGAGCAGCCAGCGTGGTCGGCCCGAAAATGTGCCTTCAGGACAATGT ATTAATGAGTGGACTGAAGAACAATGTTGGACGGGGTATAAACATCGCTTTAGTCAACG GGAAGACTGGCGAGCTCACCAAGACCGATTCATTTGACATGTGGGCTGGAG ACGTGAACCTGCTTATCAAGTTTTTGAATGATATAGAAGATGGAAGCATTGTCATGATGGCCACCTTTGATGATCCTTCATCAAA GTTGAATGATGAGGCTAGAAAGCTGATAGCGGATTTGGGCAGCACAAGCATCAGTGTTCTGGGCTTCAGAGATAACTGGATATTTGTCGGAGGCAAAGGAATCAAAACAAAGAGCCCCTTTGAGCAG CACATCAAGAACAACGCAGAGACAAACAAATATGAAGGCTGGCCAGAGGTTCTGGAGATGGAAGGATGCATTCCCAAGAGACCCGAGTGA
- the fam3c gene encoding protein FAM3C isoform X1, whose protein sequence is MIRPGGLFCFFQLFQWCIMSILHVTGLLKLAGLVFFLFLAVFLAFELLENKINFNLGKVFARSAHAEPAITRPPRHQCSLSKSCPENHFAFKITSGAASVVGPKMCLQDNVLMSGLKNNVGRGINIALVNGKTGELTKTDSFDMWAGDVNLLIKFLNDIEDGSIVMMATFDDPSSKLNDEARKLIADLGSTSISVLGFRDNWIFVGGKGIKTKSPFEQHIKNNAETNKYEGWPEVLEMEGCIPKRPE, encoded by the exons ATGATAAGACCAGGAGGTCTGTTCTGTTTCTTTCAGCTCTTCCAATGGTGTATAATGTCCATATTACATGTTACCG GACTTTTGAAACTGGCAGGGCTGGTTTTTTTCCTGTTTTTGGCCGTGTTCCTTGCCTTTGAGCTtctagaaaataaaatcaattttaaTTTGGGGAAAGTGTTTG cACGATCTGCACATGCAGAGCCAGCCA TTACTAGACCTCCACGCCACCAATGCAGCCTCTCTAAATCCTGTCCCGAGAACCATTTTGCCTTTAAGATCACCAGTGGAGCAGCCAGCGTGGTCGGCCCGAAAATGTGCCTTCAGGACAATGT ATTAATGAGTGGACTGAAGAACAATGTTGGACGGGGTATAAACATCGCTTTAGTCAACG GGAAGACTGGCGAGCTCACCAAGACCGATTCATTTGACATGTGGGCTGGAG ACGTGAACCTGCTTATCAAGTTTTTGAATGATATAGAAGATGGAAGCATTGTCATGATGGCCACCTTTGATGATCCTTCATCAAA GTTGAATGATGAGGCTAGAAAGCTGATAGCGGATTTGGGCAGCACAAGCATCAGTGTTCTGGGCTTCAGAGATAACTGGATATTTGTCGGAGGCAAAGGAATCAAAACAAAGAGCCCCTTTGAGCAG CACATCAAGAACAACGCAGAGACAAACAAATATGAAGGCTGGCCAGAGGTTCTGGAGATGGAAGGATGCATTCCCAAGAGACCCGAGTGA
- the fam3c gene encoding protein FAM3C isoform X3, with protein sequence MCLQDNVLMSGLKNNVGRGINIALVNGKTGELTKTDSFDMWAGDVNLLIKFLNDIEDGSIVMMATFDDPSSKLNDEARKLIADLGSTSISVLGFRDNWIFVGGKGIKTKSPFEQHIKNNAETNKYEGWPEVLEMEGCIPKRPE encoded by the exons ATGTGCCTTCAGGACAATGT ATTAATGAGTGGACTGAAGAACAATGTTGGACGGGGTATAAACATCGCTTTAGTCAACG GGAAGACTGGCGAGCTCACCAAGACCGATTCATTTGACATGTGGGCTGGAG ACGTGAACCTGCTTATCAAGTTTTTGAATGATATAGAAGATGGAAGCATTGTCATGATGGCCACCTTTGATGATCCTTCATCAAA GTTGAATGATGAGGCTAGAAAGCTGATAGCGGATTTGGGCAGCACAAGCATCAGTGTTCTGGGCTTCAGAGATAACTGGATATTTGTCGGAGGCAAAGGAATCAAAACAAAGAGCCCCTTTGAGCAG CACATCAAGAACAACGCAGAGACAAACAAATATGAAGGCTGGCCAGAGGTTCTGGAGATGGAAGGATGCATTCCCAAGAGACCCGAGTGA